In Isoptericola jiangsuensis, the following proteins share a genomic window:
- the pgm gene encoding phosphoglucomutase (alpha-D-glucose-1,6-bisphosphate-dependent) encodes MHPRAGQVALPEDLIDVDQLVGAYYDRTPDVDDPAQQVVFGTSGHRGSSLDSAFNEAHIAAITQAIVEYRAAQGTDGPLFIGRDTHALSLPAWQTALEVLAAAGVTVMIDARDSFTPTPAVSQSILIHNGAATDEGVRTSGPGVADGIVVTPSHNPPRDGGFKYNPPHGGPAGSEATGWIADRANEILRGGGLASVRRVSLDDALAADTTHRHDFLSTYVDDLANVLDLEAIRTAGVRIGADPLGGASVEYWGAIGERYGLDLTVVNPQVDPRWAFMTLDWDGKIRMDCSSPHAMASLVEQMAGDAPYDVATGNDADSDRHGIVTPDAGLMNPNHYLAVAIQYLYGGARPGWPADAAIGKTLVSSALIDRVAAGLGRTLTEVPVGFKWFVPGLLDGGIGFGGEESAGASFLRTDGRVWSTDKDGILLALLASEIIATTGRTPSEHHADLVGRYGESWYARVDAAATREEKAKLGALSPDQVTSTTLAGAEITAKLTEAPGNGAKIGGLKVTTQDAWFAARPSGTEDVYKIYAESFVSAEHLAQVQEEAKQVVGDALA; translated from the coding sequence ATGCACCCTCGCGCCGGTCAGGTAGCCCTCCCCGAAGACCTCATCGACGTCGACCAGCTGGTCGGCGCGTACTACGACCGCACGCCGGACGTGGACGACCCCGCCCAGCAGGTCGTGTTCGGCACGTCGGGCCATCGCGGCTCGTCGCTGGACTCCGCGTTCAACGAGGCGCACATCGCGGCGATCACGCAGGCGATCGTGGAGTACCGGGCGGCGCAGGGCACGGACGGCCCGCTGTTCATCGGCCGGGACACGCACGCCCTGTCGCTGCCGGCGTGGCAGACGGCGCTGGAGGTGCTGGCGGCGGCCGGGGTGACGGTGATGATCGACGCGCGGGACTCGTTCACGCCGACGCCGGCGGTTTCGCAGTCGATCCTCATCCACAACGGCGCGGCGACGGACGAGGGCGTGCGCACGTCGGGTCCGGGCGTGGCGGACGGCATCGTGGTGACGCCGTCGCACAACCCGCCGCGCGACGGCGGTTTCAAGTACAACCCGCCCCACGGCGGCCCCGCGGGGTCGGAGGCGACGGGGTGGATCGCGGACCGCGCGAACGAGATCCTGCGGGGTGGCGGTCTGGCGTCGGTGCGCCGCGTCTCCCTGGACGACGCGCTGGCGGCGGACACGACGCACCGCCACGACTTCCTGTCGACGTACGTCGACGACCTGGCGAACGTGCTCGACCTGGAGGCGATCCGCACGGCGGGCGTGCGGATCGGTGCGGACCCGCTGGGTGGCGCGTCGGTGGAGTACTGGGGCGCGATCGGTGAGCGGTACGGCCTCGACCTGACCGTGGTGAACCCGCAGGTGGACCCGCGGTGGGCGTTCATGACGCTCGACTGGGACGGGAAGATCCGCATGGACTGCTCGTCGCCGCACGCCATGGCGTCCCTGGTGGAGCAGATGGCGGGCGACGCCCCGTACGACGTCGCGACGGGCAACGACGCGGACTCGGACCGCCACGGCATCGTCACGCCGGACGCGGGCCTGATGAACCCGAACCACTACCTGGCGGTCGCGATCCAGTACCTGTACGGCGGGGCGCGGCCGGGCTGGCCGGCGGACGCCGCGATCGGCAAGACGCTGGTGTCGTCGGCGCTGATCGACCGGGTGGCCGCGGGCCTGGGGCGCACCCTGACGGAGGTGCCGGTGGGCTTCAAGTGGTTCGTCCCGGGCCTGCTGGACGGCGGGATCGGGTTCGGTGGCGAGGAGTCGGCGGGGGCGTCGTTCCTGCGCACCGACGGCCGGGTGTGGTCGACGGACAAGGACGGCATCCTGCTGGCGCTGCTCGCCTCGGAGATCATCGCGACGACGGGACGGACCCCGTCGGAGCACCACGCGGACCTCGTCGGCCGCTACGGGGAGTCCTGGTACGCCCGGGTGGACGCCGCGGCGACGCGCGAGGAGAAGGCGAAGCTCGGTGCCCTGTCCCCCGACCAGGTGACGTCCACGACCCTCGCGGGCGCGGAGATCACGGCGAAGCTCACGGAGGCGCCGGGCAACGGCGCGAAGATCGGCGGCCTCAAGGTCACCACGCAGGACGCGTGGTTCGCCGCCCGCCCGTCGGGCACGGAGGACGTGTACAAGATCTACGCGGAGTCGTTCGTGTCCGCGGAGCACCTGGCGCAGGTGCAGGAGGAGGCCAAGCAGGTCGTCGGCGACGCGCTCGCCTGA
- a CDS encoding peptidoglycan-binding domain-containing protein has protein sequence MNVEPWHTLGTGDEGAAVAGVQYLLRDQGHAVTADGVFGPLTRTAVRTFQSAHGLDVDGVVGRQTWPHLVVSTERGDSGHAVRAVQQFGLLRFPGDPPLVVDGEFGSQTAQRVRFFQESWGLTIDGIAGQETWSFLSTQAPGPRPWPLVKVGSTQDDNWRVRPAQHLLRAHGATLTVDGVFGPVSGAAVRAFQQTLRARFISTTVGQLDWPEMIVTVRRGDDGPAVRAVQVLLGVTADGVFGPVTESAVRGFQSTFAPPDDGVVGPVTWHALTQRLFD, from the coding sequence ATGAACGTCGAACCGTGGCACACGCTCGGGACGGGCGACGAGGGGGCCGCCGTCGCGGGCGTCCAGTACCTGCTGCGCGACCAGGGGCACGCCGTCACCGCGGACGGCGTGTTCGGCCCGCTGACGCGTACCGCGGTGCGCACCTTCCAGTCGGCGCACGGCCTGGACGTGGACGGCGTGGTGGGCCGGCAGACGTGGCCGCACCTCGTGGTGTCGACCGAGCGCGGGGACTCCGGGCACGCCGTGCGAGCCGTGCAGCAGTTCGGGCTGCTCCGGTTCCCCGGCGACCCGCCGCTCGTCGTCGATGGCGAGTTCGGGTCGCAGACGGCGCAGCGCGTGCGGTTCTTCCAGGAGTCGTGGGGTCTGACGATCGACGGGATCGCCGGCCAGGAGACGTGGTCGTTCCTCAGCACCCAGGCACCGGGCCCGCGCCCGTGGCCGCTGGTCAAGGTGGGGTCGACCCAGGACGACAACTGGCGGGTGCGTCCCGCGCAGCACCTCCTGCGCGCGCACGGCGCCACCCTCACCGTGGACGGTGTGTTCGGTCCCGTCTCGGGGGCCGCGGTGCGTGCCTTCCAGCAGACCCTGCGGGCCCGGTTCATCAGCACGACCGTGGGCCAGCTCGACTGGCCGGAGATGATCGTCACCGTGCGCCGCGGCGACGACGGCCCGGCGGTGCGCGCCGTCCAGGTTCTGCTCGGCGTCACCGCCGACGGCGTGTTCGGCCCGGTCACGGAGTCCGCGGTGCGCGGGTTCCAGTCGACGTTCGCGCCGCCGGACGACGGCGTCGTCGGCCCCGTCACCTGGCACGCGCTCACCCAGCGGCTGTTCGACTGA
- a CDS encoding Na+/H+ antiporter NhaC family protein, which produces MIETYPALTLVPPVLAILLVVTTRKVLLSLGAGVLAAALLVADLAPLGTLRLVWESFAGIFWADGAVNTWYVYILAFVLILGVVAAFIMMSGGTSAFADWAVQRIRTRRGAQVLPAIMGIVIFIDDYFNALAVGQVAKPVTDRHRVARAKLAYIIDSTSAPVSVLAPFSSWGAYIMGILAPIVAASALGISSVQAFLGAAANNFYAIAAAVAVWLVVALRLDVGPMRREERRAVEQGRTYGDDATVPGQLSEDLPVHEPGAKRALFVPFALLVLGVLAGIVWTGRTATGSWSPVDILAETDTSAALMVGGVLGLGAAIYYYLRYTTGNPTFSRKHFGQGWVEGVKAMWPAVSILVLAWMLTGLIDQLGTGAYLGGLVDGADLAPAWLVPITFVVAAAMAFSTGTSWGSFALLLPLVGGIMNTVGEPDLLLPALGAVLAGAVLGDHVSPISDTTILSSTGAGCDVIVHVVTQLPYAGVAALASLAGYVAVALGAGTGLGLVVTLVVLVAVAVAARLVRRPVEEDVVAA; this is translated from the coding sequence ATGATCGAGACCTACCCGGCCCTCACCCTGGTGCCGCCGGTCCTCGCGATCCTGCTGGTCGTCACCACCCGCAAGGTGCTGCTCAGCCTCGGCGCGGGCGTGCTCGCCGCCGCCCTGCTCGTCGCCGACCTCGCCCCGCTGGGGACGCTGCGCCTCGTGTGGGAGTCGTTCGCCGGGATCTTCTGGGCCGACGGCGCCGTCAACACCTGGTACGTCTACATCCTCGCGTTCGTGCTGATCCTCGGGGTCGTGGCCGCGTTCATCATGATGTCCGGCGGCACGTCCGCGTTCGCCGACTGGGCCGTGCAGCGCATCCGCACCCGCCGCGGCGCGCAGGTCCTGCCCGCGATCATGGGGATCGTCATCTTCATCGACGACTACTTCAACGCGCTCGCCGTCGGGCAGGTCGCCAAGCCCGTCACCGACCGGCACCGCGTCGCCCGCGCGAAGCTCGCCTACATCATCGACTCGACGTCCGCGCCCGTGTCCGTGCTGGCCCCGTTCTCCAGCTGGGGCGCCTACATCATGGGCATCCTCGCGCCCATCGTCGCCGCGTCCGCCCTGGGGATCTCCAGCGTGCAGGCGTTCCTCGGCGCCGCCGCGAACAACTTCTACGCCATCGCCGCCGCCGTCGCCGTGTGGCTCGTCGTCGCGCTGCGGCTCGACGTCGGCCCCATGCGCCGCGAGGAGCGGCGCGCCGTCGAGCAGGGCCGCACCTACGGCGACGACGCCACCGTCCCCGGCCAGCTCTCCGAGGACCTGCCCGTGCACGAGCCCGGCGCGAAGCGGGCCCTGTTCGTGCCGTTCGCGCTCCTCGTCCTCGGCGTCCTCGCCGGGATCGTGTGGACCGGCCGCACCGCGACGGGCAGCTGGTCGCCCGTCGACATCCTCGCCGAGACCGACACCAGCGCCGCCCTCATGGTCGGCGGCGTCCTCGGCCTCGGCGCCGCGATCTACTACTACCTGCGGTACACCACCGGGAACCCGACGTTCTCCCGCAAGCACTTCGGGCAGGGCTGGGTCGAGGGCGTCAAGGCCATGTGGCCCGCCGTCAGCATCCTCGTGCTCGCCTGGATGCTCACCGGCCTCATCGACCAGCTCGGCACCGGCGCCTACCTCGGTGGGCTCGTCGACGGCGCCGACCTCGCCCCCGCCTGGCTGGTCCCCATCACGTTCGTCGTGGCCGCCGCGATGGCGTTCTCCACCGGCACGTCCTGGGGCTCGTTCGCGCTCCTGCTGCCGCTCGTCGGCGGCATCATGAACACCGTCGGCGAGCCCGACCTGCTGCTGCCCGCCCTCGGTGCCGTCCTCGCGGGCGCCGTCCTCGGCGACCACGTCTCCCCCATCAGCGACACCACGATCCTGTCGTCCACCGGTGCCGGCTGCGACGTCATCGTGCACGTCGTCACCCAGCTCCCCTACGCCGGCGTCGCCGCCCTCGCGTCCCTCGCCGGGTACGTCGCCGTCGCCCTCGGCGCCGGGACCGGTCTCGGGCTGGTCGTCACCCTCGTCGTCCTCGTCGCCGTCGCCGTCGCCGCCCGGCTCGTCCGCCGCCCCGTCGAGGAGGACGTCGTCGCGGCCTGA
- a CDS encoding SH3 domain-containing protein, which produces MGRIRAGARRALVAVAATTAMVAGGAAVAPSASAATVVTPPLKDDTYVLSSYYGARCMPVRSASTFHLGQDLGAASGTDVRAVAKGKVVKAGAVRGFGQWVVIDHTLDGKKFSSLYAHVIDGDARVKVGQTVKKGQHIADVGSTGTSTSPHLHLEVWKGGYPSGTTVDPLKFLKYRGVDLTTRSIRNYTRSTPPSSCSYFTAGKVNLRTGPGTGYPVMRTLQSNVRISGTPGVAPGEWRQVTRNGRTGWVHRDYVSPSYTSQGSRYSLSTLNLRSKPSTSSKVVRSLPADAHLTMLRDLKGSWQRVRYGSTNGWVHARCISDTRDGAQVVRNASGATYSWVATSTLYLRQGATTSSAKVATLRRDDRVTHLATMSGGWIKVKVGSKTGYVASRYLTSDRP; this is translated from the coding sequence ATGGGACGGATCCGAGCAGGGGCGCGCCGTGCGCTCGTGGCGGTGGCGGCGACCACGGCGATGGTGGCGGGCGGTGCGGCGGTCGCGCCGTCGGCGTCCGCGGCGACCGTCGTGACCCCGCCGCTCAAGGACGACACGTACGTGCTGTCCTCCTACTACGGGGCGCGCTGCATGCCGGTGCGGTCGGCCTCCACCTTCCACCTGGGGCAGGACCTCGGCGCGGCGAGCGGGACGGACGTCCGCGCGGTCGCGAAGGGCAAGGTCGTCAAGGCCGGCGCGGTGCGGGGCTTCGGGCAGTGGGTGGTGATCGACCACACGCTGGACGGCAAGAAGTTCTCGTCGCTGTACGCGCACGTCATCGACGGCGACGCCCGGGTGAAGGTGGGCCAGACGGTGAAGAAGGGGCAGCACATCGCGGACGTCGGGTCGACCGGCACGTCGACGTCGCCGCACCTGCACCTGGAGGTCTGGAAGGGCGGGTACCCGTCGGGCACGACGGTGGACCCGCTGAAGTTCCTCAAGTACCGGGGCGTGGACCTGACGACACGGTCGATCCGCAACTACACGCGCTCCACGCCGCCGTCGTCGTGCTCCTACTTCACGGCGGGGAAGGTGAACCTGCGGACCGGACCGGGGACGGGCTACCCGGTCATGCGGACCCTGCAGTCGAACGTGAGGATCTCCGGCACGCCGGGCGTCGCGCCGGGCGAGTGGCGGCAGGTGACGCGCAACGGCCGCACCGGCTGGGTGCACCGGGACTACGTGTCGCCGTCGTACACGTCGCAGGGGTCGCGCTACTCGCTGTCGACGTTGAACCTGCGGTCGAAGCCGTCGACGTCGTCGAAGGTGGTGCGCAGCCTGCCGGCGGACGCGCACCTGACGATGCTGCGCGACCTCAAGGGCTCCTGGCAGCGGGTGCGGTACGGCAGCACCAACGGCTGGGTGCACGCCCGGTGCATCTCGGACACGCGGGACGGCGCCCAGGTGGTGCGCAACGCGTCCGGGGCGACGTACTCGTGGGTCGCCACCTCGACGCTGTACCTGCGCCAGGGCGCGACGACGTCGTCGGCGAAGGTCGCGACGCTGCGCCGGGACGACCGGGTGACGCACCTGGCGACGATGTCGGGCGGCTGGATCAAGGTGAAGGTGGGCTCCAAGACGGGCTACGTCGCGTCGCGGTACCTGACGTCCGACCGGCCGTGA
- a CDS encoding glycoside hydrolase family 10 protein, which produces MTLPVAPSGTDTSTPPDDQGLDRRGFLTLATAGVAGSALTVTVGSMAPAAAAPADATGTAGTTSADPRKRELRAMWIASVVNIDWPSRTGLSADELKAEYRHWLDVAVRFRLNAVFVQVRPTADAFWPSPYEPWSQYLTGTQGQDPGFDPLEFMVAETHARNLELHAWYNPYRVSMQADPTRLVPEHPARQHPDWAWAYGGKLYFDPGKPEAREHIYRAILHSVGHYDLDGVHFDDYFYPYPVSGQELPDADTYATYGAGFATVEDWRRHNVDTFVREISVRIKQIKPWVKFGISPFGIWRNASTDPRGSDTGGTQSYDAQYADTRRWVLEGWLDYINPQIYWQIGLAVADYAKLVPWWADVASRSNTHLYIGEALYKVTSGVFTDPDELSNHLDLCHDVTAQGTPVHGNAWYSANHLPQDVGGAMSRVLADHYTRPALVPVIPGLPGTAVRPPVLARAEHGPDGVVLRWLDAAPLRTRATSFAVYRADGHRKHVDVEDATHLVATTRARGGAVQDLVDTTAEPGAAYTYVVTALDRVWNESDPSPVRHA; this is translated from the coding sequence ATGACGCTCCCCGTTGCCCCGTCCGGCACCGACACGTCCACACCCCCCGACGACCAGGGCCTCGACCGCCGGGGCTTCCTCACCCTCGCCACCGCCGGCGTGGCCGGCTCCGCCCTCACGGTCACCGTCGGGTCCATGGCCCCCGCGGCCGCCGCACCCGCCGACGCCACCGGGACCGCCGGCACCACCTCGGCCGACCCCCGCAAGCGCGAGCTGCGCGCCATGTGGATCGCGTCCGTGGTCAACATCGACTGGCCCTCGCGCACCGGCCTGAGCGCCGACGAGCTCAAGGCCGAGTACCGCCACTGGCTCGACGTCGCCGTCCGGTTCCGCCTGAACGCCGTGTTCGTGCAGGTGCGACCCACCGCCGACGCGTTCTGGCCCAGCCCCTACGAGCCCTGGTCCCAGTACCTCACCGGCACCCAGGGCCAGGACCCCGGCTTCGACCCGCTGGAGTTCATGGTCGCCGAGACCCACGCCCGCAACCTCGAGCTGCACGCCTGGTACAACCCGTACCGCGTGTCCATGCAGGCCGACCCGACCCGCCTCGTGCCCGAGCACCCCGCCCGCCAGCACCCCGACTGGGCGTGGGCGTACGGCGGCAAGCTCTACTTCGACCCGGGCAAGCCCGAGGCCCGCGAGCACATCTACCGCGCGATCCTCCACAGCGTCGGGCACTACGACCTCGACGGCGTGCACTTCGACGACTACTTCTACCCCTACCCCGTGTCCGGGCAGGAGCTCCCCGACGCCGACACGTACGCCACCTACGGCGCGGGGTTCGCCACCGTCGAGGACTGGCGCCGCCACAACGTCGACACGTTCGTGCGCGAGATCTCCGTGCGCATCAAGCAGATCAAGCCGTGGGTCAAGTTCGGCATCAGCCCGTTCGGCATCTGGCGCAACGCGTCCACCGACCCCCGCGGCTCCGACACCGGCGGCACCCAGAGCTACGACGCCCAGTACGCCGACACCCGCCGCTGGGTGCTCGAGGGCTGGCTCGACTACATCAACCCGCAGATCTACTGGCAGATCGGGCTCGCCGTCGCGGACTACGCCAAACTCGTGCCGTGGTGGGCCGACGTCGCGTCCCGCTCGAACACCCACCTGTACATCGGCGAGGCCCTGTACAAGGTCACCTCCGGGGTGTTCACCGACCCCGACGAGCTGTCGAACCACCTCGACCTCTGCCACGACGTGACCGCGCAGGGCACGCCCGTGCACGGCAACGCCTGGTACTCCGCGAACCATCTGCCGCAGGACGTGGGCGGCGCGATGTCGCGGGTCCTCGCCGACCACTACACCCGGCCCGCCCTCGTCCCCGTCATCCCCGGCCTGCCCGGCACGGCCGTGCGGCCGCCCGTCCTGGCCCGCGCCGAGCACGGCCCCGACGGGGTCGTGCTGCGCTGGCTCGACGCCGCACCCCTGCGGACCCGAGCGACGTCGTTCGCCGTCTACCGGGCCGACGGCCACCGCAAGCACGTCGACGTCGAGGACGCCACGCACCTCGTCGCCACGACGCGCGCCCGCGGCGGGGCCGTGCAGGACCTCGTGGACACCACGGCCGAGCCGGGCGCCGCCTACACGTACGTCGTCACCGCGCTGGACCGGGTCTGGAACGAGTCCGACCCCAGCCCCGTGCGGCACGCCTGA
- the purB gene encoding adenylosuccinate lyase: MTPTSPQPDQSAAPARVSLADVTPPIALGPLDGRYRAAVAPLVDHLSEAALNRARIHVEVEWLITLCNGTAQAPGAVVPGAPTLTDAEIAYLRQIPATFGADEIAELAAIERETVHDVKAVEYFIKRRLAADVAEPALGTTSLPAASELVHFACTSEDINNLSYALMVRGAVVDVWLPAAAALGDQIAGMAREHAQVPMLSRTHGQPATPTTMGKELAVLAHRLRRQVRRVEGAEYLGKLNGATGTYGAHTVAVPGADWPAVSQAFVEHLGLTWNPLTTQIESHDWQAEVYADVARFNRILHNLATDVWTYISLGFFRQIPVPGATGSSTMPHKVNPIRFENAEANLEISCSLLDTLSATLVTSRLQRDLTDSTTQRNIGPAFGHSLLAIDNVRRGLQALAVDADLMAADLDANWEVLGEPVQSAMRAASVAGVEGMENPYERLKELTRGQRVDAARMREFVAGLGLPDDVAARLAELTPASYTGVAAQLVDDYLA; encoded by the coding sequence GTGACTCCCACCTCGCCGCAGCCCGACCAGTCCGCCGCGCCCGCCCGGGTGAGCCTCGCCGACGTGACCCCGCCGATCGCCCTGGGCCCGCTCGACGGCCGCTACCGTGCCGCGGTCGCGCCGCTGGTGGACCACCTGAGCGAGGCGGCGCTGAACCGGGCCCGCATCCACGTCGAGGTGGAGTGGCTGATCACGCTGTGCAACGGCACGGCCCAGGCGCCGGGCGCCGTGGTGCCGGGCGCGCCGACCCTGACCGACGCGGAGATCGCGTACCTGCGGCAGATCCCCGCGACGTTCGGCGCGGACGAGATCGCCGAGCTCGCCGCCATCGAGCGCGAGACGGTGCACGACGTCAAGGCCGTGGAGTACTTCATCAAGCGCCGGCTGGCGGCGGACGTCGCCGAGCCCGCGCTGGGCACGACGAGCCTGCCGGCCGCGAGCGAGCTCGTGCACTTCGCGTGCACGTCCGAGGACATCAACAACCTGTCGTACGCGCTCATGGTGCGCGGCGCCGTCGTCGACGTGTGGCTGCCCGCCGCGGCGGCCCTGGGCGACCAGATCGCCGGCATGGCCCGCGAGCACGCGCAGGTCCCGATGCTGAGCCGCACGCACGGCCAGCCCGCGACCCCGACGACGATGGGCAAGGAGCTCGCGGTGCTGGCGCACCGCCTGCGCCGTCAGGTCCGCCGCGTCGAGGGCGCCGAGTACCTGGGCAAGCTGAACGGCGCGACGGGCACCTACGGCGCGCACACCGTCGCCGTGCCGGGCGCCGACTGGCCGGCCGTGTCGCAGGCGTTCGTCGAGCACCTGGGCCTGACGTGGAACCCGCTGACCACGCAGATCGAGTCGCACGACTGGCAGGCGGAGGTCTACGCCGACGTCGCGCGCTTCAACCGCATCCTCCACAACCTCGCGACCGACGTGTGGACGTACATCTCGCTCGGGTTCTTCCGGCAGATCCCCGTCCCGGGCGCCACGGGCTCGTCGACGATGCCGCACAAGGTGAACCCGATCCGGTTCGAGAACGCCGAGGCGAACCTCGAGATCTCCTGCTCGCTGCTCGACACGCTGTCCGCCACGCTCGTGACGAGCCGCCTGCAGCGCGACCTCACGGACTCCACGACGCAGCGCAACATCGGCCCCGCGTTCGGGCACTCGCTGCTCGCGATCGACAACGTGCGCCGCGGCCTGCAGGCCCTCGCGGTGGACGCCGACCTCATGGCGGCCGACCTCGACGCGAACTGGGAGGTGCTGGGCGAGCCGGTGCAGTCGGCGATGCGCGCGGCGTCCGTGGCGGGCGTCGAGGGCATGGAGAACCCGTACGAGCGCCTCAAGGAGCTCACGCGCGGCCAGCGCGTGGACGCGGCGCGCATGCGCGAGTTCGTCGCGGGCCTCGGCCTGCCGGACGACGTCGCGGCGCGCCTGGCGGAGCTCACCCCGGCGTCCTACACGGGTGTCGCGGCGCAGCTCGTCGACGACTACCTGGCCTGA
- a CDS encoding phage holin family protein, with protein MNFILRVLATGLALWLCDLIFDSVEIFPTDDVLGYVLSLAGVAVVFSLVSMVVKPIVTILSIPLLILTLGLFYLLINAFMLWLTTWLTSHEWLGDWGMTIDGGFWWYLWVALILAVLQALVGLVVPNGDRD; from the coding sequence ATGAACTTCATCCTGCGAGTCCTCGCGACCGGCCTGGCGCTGTGGCTGTGCGACCTCATCTTCGACAGCGTGGAGATCTTCCCGACCGACGACGTCCTCGGGTACGTCCTGAGCCTGGCGGGCGTCGCGGTCGTCTTCTCCCTGGTGTCGATGGTCGTGAAGCCGATCGTGACGATCCTGTCCATCCCGCTGCTCATCCTCACGCTCGGGCTGTTCTACCTCCTCATCAACGCGTTCATGCTGTGGCTCACGACCTGGCTGACCAGCCACGAGTGGCTGGGCGACTGGGGCATGACGATCGACGGCGGGTTCTGGTGGTACCTGTGGGTCGCGCTGATCCTGGCGGTCCTCCAGGCGCTGGTGGGCCTCGTCGTGCCGAACGGCGACCGCGACTGA
- the hisC gene encoding histidinol-phosphate transaminase produces the protein MTTPAADPASSSTVPLRAAIAALPAYVPGARPSGTAWKLSSNENPYPPLTSVLAAIQSAATDVNRYPDMYATELVETIAGHVGVDAAQVVVGNGSVAVLQHVLEAVVEPGDEVLFPWRSFEAYPIITAVSGGTPVTVPVTADGRLDLPAMAAAVTGRTRVVLVCTPNNPTGPVVHADELDAFLAVVPRDVLVVVDEAYLEFVRDPQAPDALAVLRAHPNVVVLRTLSKAYGLAGLRVGYALAEPRLAAGIRAASTPFGVNHLAQRAAIAALQPPAQAEMAQHVDALVAERTRVADALREQGWDVPATQANFVWLATGERTAELAAAATAAGVLVRPFAGEGVRVSIGEVAANDAFLALAATWR, from the coding sequence GTGACCACCCCTGCCGCTGACCCCGCGTCGTCGTCCACCGTCCCGCTGCGCGCCGCGATCGCCGCGCTGCCCGCCTACGTGCCCGGCGCGCGTCCGAGCGGCACGGCGTGGAAGCTGTCGTCGAACGAGAACCCGTACCCGCCGCTGACGTCCGTGCTCGCCGCGATCCAGTCCGCGGCCACCGACGTCAACCGGTACCCGGACATGTACGCGACCGAGCTCGTGGAGACGATCGCCGGGCACGTCGGGGTGGACGCCGCGCAGGTCGTCGTCGGCAACGGGTCGGTGGCGGTGCTGCAGCACGTGCTGGAGGCCGTCGTGGAGCCGGGCGACGAGGTGCTGTTCCCGTGGCGCTCGTTCGAGGCGTACCCGATCATCACCGCCGTGTCCGGCGGCACGCCCGTCACCGTGCCCGTCACCGCCGACGGCCGCCTCGACCTGCCCGCCATGGCCGCCGCCGTCACCGGGCGCACCCGCGTCGTGCTGGTCTGCACCCCGAACAACCCCACCGGCCCGGTCGTGCACGCCGACGAGCTCGACGCGTTCCTCGCCGTCGTGCCGCGCGACGTCCTCGTCGTGGTCGACGAGGCCTACCTGGAGTTCGTGCGCGACCCGCAGGCCCCCGACGCCCTCGCCGTCCTGCGCGCGCACCCGAACGTCGTCGTGCTGCGCACCCTGTCCAAGGCGTACGGCCTCGCGGGCCTGCGCGTCGGGTACGCCCTCGCCGAGCCGCGGCTCGCCGCGGGCATCCGCGCCGCCTCCACCCCGTTCGGCGTGAACCACCTCGCGCAGCGCGCCGCGATCGCCGCCCTCCAGCCGCCCGCGCAGGCCGAGATGGCCCAGCACGTCGACGCGCTCGTCGCCGAGCGCACGCGGGTGGCCGACGCGCTGCGCGAGCAGGGGTGGGACGTGCCCGCCACGCAGGCGAACTTCGTGTGGCTCGCCACCGGGGAGCGCACGGCCGAGCTCGCCGCCGCCGCGACCGCCGCCGGGGTGCTGGTGCGCCCCTTCGCGGGCGAGGGCGTGCGTGTCAGCATCGGCGAGGTGGCGGCCAACGACGCGTTCCTGGCGCTGGCCGCCACCTGGCGCTGA